A section of the Methanoculleus taiwanensis genome encodes:
- the pseI gene encoding pseudaminic acid synthase, whose product MQIAHHTISRDAPPFIIAEMSGNHNQSLERALEIVEAAAKAGAHALKLQTYTADTITLDVSEGEFFIRDDQNLWKGNSLYDLYKLASTPWEWHAPIMERARELGMICFSTPFDETAVDFLEGLNVPAYKIASFENVHLPLIRKVAATGKPMIISTGMATLAELDEAVRTAREAGCRDLILLKCTSTYPATPKNSNVATIPHMRTLFNCEVGLSDHTMGVGAAVAAVAHGATVIEKHFTLCRADGGVDSAFSLEPEELRTLVVETERAWQSLGEVRYGPGDAEKRSLVFRRSLYIAEDLAAGDLLTRENLRCVRPGLGLAPKYYDMLLGRRVNRDVKKGTPMAWELIG is encoded by the coding sequence ATGCAGATCGCACACCATACAATCAGTCGGGATGCACCGCCTTTCATTATCGCCGAGATGTCAGGCAATCATAACCAGTCGCTTGAGCGGGCGCTCGAGATTGTCGAGGCCGCTGCGAAGGCAGGTGCCCACGCTCTCAAACTCCAGACGTACACCGCCGACACCATCACGCTTGACGTGAGTGAGGGCGAGTTCTTCATCAGGGACGATCAGAACCTCTGGAAGGGAAACAGCCTTTACGACCTCTACAAACTCGCTTCAACGCCGTGGGAGTGGCATGCACCGATTATGGAGAGGGCACGGGAACTCGGGATGATCTGCTTCTCCACACCCTTCGACGAAACCGCTGTTGACTTCCTCGAAGGTCTGAACGTGCCGGCCTATAAGATCGCCTCCTTCGAGAATGTGCACCTTCCCCTGATCCGAAAAGTAGCGGCCACCGGCAAACCGATGATCATCTCCACCGGCATGGCCACACTCGCCGAACTCGATGAGGCGGTGCGCACCGCTCGCGAGGCCGGGTGCCGTGATCTGATACTGCTCAAGTGCACCAGCACCTATCCGGCCACGCCGAAGAACAGCAATGTGGCCACCATCCCCCACATGCGCACGCTCTTTAACTGCGAAGTAGGCCTCTCTGATCACACCATGGGTGTGGGGGCAGCGGTCGCGGCGGTAGCTCACGGCGCAACGGTGATCGAGAAGCACTTCACGCTTTGCCGGGCCGACGGCGGGGTGGACAGCGCATTCTCACTGGAACCGGAGGAACTGCGCACTCTTGTCGTGGAGACAGAACGTGCGTGGCAGTCGCTCGGAGAGGTGCGGTACGGACCGGGTGATGCGGAGAAGCGATCCCTGGTCTTCCGCAGGTCGTTGTATATTGCAGAGGATCTCGCAGCGGGAGATCTGCTCACCCGTGAGAACCTCCGCTGCGTACGCCCCGGCCTCGGCCTCGCACCAAAATATTACGATATGCTGCTTGGCCGGCGGGTGAACCGTGATGTCAAGAAGGGCACCCCGATGGCATGGGAACTGATCGGTTGA